In the Marinobacter sp. Arc7-DN-1 genome, GCTGGCCATCGGCCTGGTGGTGGATGACGCCATCATCATGGTTGAGAACGTGCACCGCCACATCGAGCAGGGCGAATCCCGCTTTGAGGCGGCAATCAATGGCGCGCGGGAGATGGCGGTGCCGATCATTGCCATGACCACAACGCTGGTGGCGGTTTATGCCCCCATTGGCTTTATGGGTGGCCTGGTCGGTTCACTGTTCACGGAGTTTGCCTTCACCCTGGCCGGCACCGTTGTCATTTCAGGCATTGTCGCCCTGACACTCTCGCCCATGCTGTCAGGGAAGGTGCTGAAGCCTCACGGTAACTCCGGGAAATTCGAGAGCCTGGTCGAGCGCAGCTTCAACGGCCTGGCGGCGGGTTACAAGTCTGCCCTGAGTTCACTGATGCAGACCAGGTCGGTGGTGGTGTTCTTTGCAATCGTGGTACTTGTGTCCATCTACTTCATGGTAACGATGAGCCAGAACGAACTGGCACCCACCGAGGATCAGGGCATTCTGTTCTATCAGGGCCTCGGGCCCCAGACCTCAACCCTCGACTACCTGCTGGAGCATGGTGATGAAATTCAGGAACGCATGTCTGCCGTTCCGGGGTACAACGAAGACTTCATGATCATCGGCATCACCGGTCCCAACGCGGTATTCGGTGGCTTCAAGATGGCGCCCTGGAGCGAACGGGACATCAGCCAGTTCGAAGCCCAGCCGCTGCTGGACGCTGAGCTGAAAAAGGTAACCGGTCTGCAGACCGCCGTATTCCCGCGGCCGTCCCTGCCTGGCTCCGGTGGCGGGTTGCCCTTCCAGTTCGTGATCACCACGGGCAGCAGTTACGAGCAACTGGACCAGGTGGCCGACGAGATGCTGGGTAAGGCCATGGCCAGTGGCAACTTTATGTTCCTGCAGAAGTCCATCAACTTCGACCGCCCGATTACCCGCATCAATGTGGACCGGGACCGGGTTGCGGATCTGGGTCTGTCGATGCAGGACGTTGGCCAGAGCCTGTCGAGCATGCTGGGAGGCGGTTACATCAACCGGTTCAGTATGGAAGGACGGTCCTATCAGGTTATTCCGCAGGTTGACCAGCAGTTCCGTCTGGACGCCCAGGCGCTCAATGAGTACTACATCCGTGCCGATAACGGTGCACTGGTACCACTGGGGAGTGTCGTGAGCTTCAGCCAGCAGGTTGAGCCGTCAAACCGGACCCAGTTCAATCAGCAGAACTCGCTGACCCTCCAGGGTGTGGTCATGCCCGGCGTTGCCGCCGGTAGCGCCATGGATTTCATGGAACGTACGGCGGAAGAGGTTTTCCCCCAGGGCTTCACGTATGACTACACCGGTCAGAGCCGCCAGCTTGCCACTCAGGGCAGCGCCCTGATGGTGACCTTCTTCCTGTCGCTGCTGGTGATCTACCTGGTTCTGGCGGCCCAGTTCGAGAGCTGGCGCGATCCGTTCATCATTCTGGTCTCGGTACCCATGTCGGTGGCCGGCGCCATGGCGTTTATCGTGCTCGGCTTCGCCACCATGAACATCTACACCCAGGTCGGGCTGATCACGCTGATCGGCGTGGTGTCCAAGAACGGCATCCTGATTGTCGAGTTTGCCAATCAGCTGCAAAAGGAACGTGGGCTGAACAAGTTTGATGCCGTGGTGGAAGCCGCCGCGATCCGTCTGCGGCCGATCATTATGACGTCCCTGGCGCTGATCTTTGCCATGGTGCCCCTGTTGATTGCGATCGGCCCGGGCGCGGAAAGCCGCTTTGCCATTGGCCTGACCATCAGTGCCGGCCTGGGTATCGGCACGCTGTTTACCATCTTCGTACTGCCCGCGTTCTATATCCTGCTGGGGCGGGACCACCATGGTTCGGGAGCCGACGAGTACTCGGACACGTCCGATGGTGACGATAACGGTAAGCCGGCAACGGCTCACTAAATCCGGCAACTGGAAAAACCCCGGCCACCATTCAGTGAGCCGGGTTCTTTATTGCCGTTCCGGAATTCAGTCCAGCGCCGGGGCCGGGGCAGAGACTGGCTTCCGGTGCTGCAGGTTGCGACGCCACTGCACGGTCTCACTGGGCAGTTCTCCGAAATGCTCCCGATAGAGGGCCGCGAACCGGCCAAGGTGGGAGAAGCCCTCATCAGCTGCATACCAGGAAATGTGGGGCACCTCGCACTGGCAATCCACCAGCCTGCGCCGCACCCTGATTAACCGGTTGCGCTGGTAAAACCGGTAGGGCGTCATCCCGGTTTCCCGCTTCATCAGGAAATAGAGGTTTCGCTCGCTGACACCGGAATGGCTGGCCAGCTCCCGCAGGTTAAAGTCCCAGGCAGGTTCCTGCCGGATTTTTTCGATCATCCGGACTATCCGGCGATCAAGCTCGGGGTGCCCGCGAGGTGGCGCCCCCTCATTCCGCTCCATTGCCGCCAGTTGCCGGAAGAGGTCATCGGTCAGCTCTCTTGCGTGAGCATCGTCCCTGAAAAAGGACGAGCTATGCAGATACTCCGTGATCAGATTCTGGCAGGCGGCAAGGCGTTTGTCGCCTTCGTCTTTGATCAGGCTGTCCGGAATTCCGGCTGCCGGCCGGAGAATCATGACCCGGCCATTCCGGGGCAGGCGCAGCCTGAACCGGTCTGAGGATCGGGCAGCCGTTAAATGCAGCATGGGCTGCCCCGGCTTGCCCTGCAGAGCGATCTCCGGGTCGCCGGCCAGCGGCAGCAGAAACACCGGATCTGACGCACTCCAGCAAGTGATCTCCATGGCCTGACTGGCCTGGATACAAACCACCCTGCCCAGACCGGACGTCAGTGCCGACAGGGCACCAGCCGTGCCACTGCCTGAGTGCAGCTGACACTCCACACCATCCCAACCAGAGAGCTTTCGCAGGGCGACAAGCCACTCTCCGGGAAACGCCCGGTTGAGTCGCAGATAGGCATCAAGTTCTTGATCGGGTGCTTTGTTTGGCATAAGTTTCGGGAGGAAAGTGGTTTTTACCCACTATCAGGGCAACCCGGGCGTTTCCAGTAGCCAGATGTTGCAAAACCCCCTGAAACCGGCGCTTTTTTTGCCTGTTATTGATGTTAATCAACCAGTGCACTGCCCAATGCCTGCCAGGGCAACGGTCTGGCCATTAGAAATCCCTGTCCCCGGTGGCACTTCAGTTCACGCAACCGGCTGTGCTGATCCTCGCTCTCGATGCCCTCTGCAACCACCTCCAGGCCAAGGGCCTCGGCAATCCCCAGAATCGCCGCGACAATCCGCGAATCCCCGGACTTGCCGCCAAGCCGCCAGGTGAACTGCCGGTCAATCTTGAGCACCTGAACCGGCAGGGTATGAAGGTAAGCCAGTGACGAGTAACCGGTCCCGAAATCATCAATTGCCACACCCACCCCCTGATGACCGAATTCCCGCAGCCGGTTCAGGCATTGCGGGGAAAGGTTCATCAGGTGGGTTTCGGTAATCTCGATTTCCGGCCGCCAGCCTATCCGCCGAATGCGGCAAAAGAGCGGACCAAGCAGCCCCTCCAGACGTGAATCGGTGATCTGACGGGCGGAGATATTGATTGCCAGCCGAAGGTCCCGGGGCAGCAATCCCGGGGAATCCGGGAGGTCGGCGAGGATACAGCGCACCAAATGCCCCGTCAGCTCGTGAATATGACCACGCTGTTCGGCAATAGGGACAAACTCGGCGGGTGAGACAACGCCAAACTCCGGATGCCGCCAGCGCAGCAGCGCCTCCAGTCCCGCGATGCGACCACTGTCAAGCCAATACTGGGGCTGGTAGACCACACTGAATTCTTCCGGAGCGGTTTTCAGGGAAGCCATCAGGGCCTCCGACAGGCGCTGTTCACGCCGGCCCTGCTCCGTAGCCACTTCGCTGTAGAGGCGGTAACAGGCCCGGCCAGCGAGCTTTGCCGTGTACATGGCCCTGTCTGCGTTCTGCAGCAACTCACTGCCTGTTTTGCCGTGCTCCGGATAAACCGCCGCGCCAACAGACGCTGAAAGAAAATACTCACGGTGATCGACCACCATCGGGGCCTGGAAAATGTGGATCATGCGTTGACAGACACCGTCCAGATCGTCCCCGGACTGCAACTCTATAATGGCCGAAAACTCATCGCCCGACAGCCTCGCCACCACGTCACCCCTTCTCAGAACGCTCTGGATACAGTAGGCGGCGTGCTGCAGCACGCGATCCCCGCATTCGTGGCCGTGGAGATCATTAACCGACTTGAAGAAATCAAGATCCACAAACAGCACGGCGAACCGGCGACTGTCACGGGCGCGCCGGGCCACACGGGCCTTGAGGAACTCCTGGAACAGGGAACGGTTCGGCAGCTCGGTGAGGGGGTCGTAGTAAGCCAGCGAGGCCAGGCGCTCGTCGCCCGCCGCCACATCGCCAACGTCCGTGAACACACCGGCCCAGAATCGACGATTTCCATGCTCCAGGGGATAGATTGTCAGCCACTGGGGATAGGTCTCGCCGCTCTTTCGGCGGTTCCAGATCAGCCCCTCCCAGCGCCCATGTCGCTCAAGGCTTTGCCACATGGCCTGATAGAACTCGGGCGAGTGCAGGCCGGAACTCAGTATCGACGGTGGCTGTCCAAGGACCTCATCTGACTGGTATCCGGTGACAGCGCAAAACATCCGATTGGCGTAGACGATTCGTGGTTCTGTCGTGGACAGCATGATTGCCCTGGGGTGGTTATCCACCAGGGCCCGGAAATCCTGTTGCTGCACTACCTGCATCCGCTGCTTACTCCTTTCAGCGATCCCTGAACCTGAACCCGGCGGATCAGGCATCAGCTTAAGCCGTATGTGTCGCCACAACAGCCACATATTGCAAAAACTGCGGGGTTTAGACCAAAGCACAAGAAAAACTGAGGGTTCGCTCAATTATTGCAATAACCGGATATCGGAGCGTCCGGATGCGGCCGATAGTTGACTGGCAATAACACGAACAGCGACCCAGGAAAGGATTTTCCATGCGCGTTAACCAACCTGTGACCCAGCGAGAGCGGGTGTACCCGGAACACTATCACCTGATAACCACAACCGACCTTCGGGGAAAGATCACCGCCGCCAATGAGGAGTTTGCCGAAGTGGCCGGTTACCCTCTGGACGAGCTGATGGGCCAACCCCACAACCTGATACGCCACCCGGATATGCCGCCAGGCGCCTTCGAGGATCTGTGGCGTACCATCAGGGCCGGTGAATCCTGGCGCGGGATTGTCAAGAACCGATGCCGGAATGGTGATCACTACTGGGTTGACGCGTTTGTGACGCCGATTCGCAAAGACGGCGACATTGTCGAGTTCCAGTCGGTCCGGACGCGACCCCACCCCGACCAGATCAAGCGGGCCGAAAAACTCTACAAGGCCTGGAACACGGGCAAGGTGCCCCGGCGCTATCTGGCCGCCAGCCCTCCCCTGGCCGTCAAGCTGTTCAGCCTTTATGGCCTCCTGGCGCTGGCCATTCCGGGATTGGCTCCGGGCGGGCTCAGCCTGGCCACCATGCTGGCCATCGAGGGGCTTTTGCTGCTGGTATTCGCCGCGCTGTTCTGGCTTACCCTGCCAATGGTGCGCGGCGCCCGCTCTGCCTGCTGCGCCGCGCATCCGGCCATGCCCTGGATCTACACGGGCCGCCGGGACGAAGGGGCCTGGATCGAATTCGACCGGCAAAAGCGGGACGCCATTCTCAGGGCCGTCTCCGCCCGAATGCATGGCAATATTGGCAAACTCCACGGCCGCAAGCAGCGGACGGTTGAATGGGTTGCCAACTCGGTGGCCAGCATCCGCAGTCAACAGGGTGAGATACAGGATATCAGCCGGGCGTTTGAGGAGCTGGCCGAGAGTGTCCGCCGGGTCAGCGAACTGACCACCCGCAGCCACCAGGCAACTGACGATGCACGCCAGTCCGCCGGACAATGGCGTGACCAGATGCGGTCAATGAATCAGTCGCTTTCCGGGCTGAAAAACCAGCTCTCCGCAGCCAATGAACGCATGACGACCCTGTCCGAGAAAAGCGATGCCATCGGCATGGTTCTGGACGTTATCTCGGACATCGCCGAACAGACCAACCTGCTGGCACTGAACGCCGCCATTGAAGCAGGCAGAGCGGCTTCTGGAACTCGGCAACCGGTCGGTCCGGAGCAGCGAAAACGCCCGGGAAGAATCGGAGCATCTCGGCAACAATGTCGACCAGGCGCAGCTGCTGACCAGCCATTTTCTGCAGATGTTGTGTGACCGACTGTTGCCGACGCCGGCGGCGGAGAAAAGGCAACGATTCCCCGAGCCAACGCAATAAGGTAGTCTGGCGATCAACCCTCTGAAAAACCATGGAAGATCGCTGAAACCGTGACTCTTGGAACCCTGTTCTGGCTGTTTGTGGCCGGATTCGCCGTCTGGTACTGGTGGCGCGCCAAAGCCATCAAGGATTTTGTACTTCAGGCCGCCCGTCGCTACTGCAAGACTATGGATGTCATGCTTCTGGACGATGCTGTATTCCTTCGGGGCCTCTGGTTCAAGCGCGATGATCAGGGCCGGATCCGGGTATGGCGCCGATTTCTGTTCGATTTCACGTCTACCGGCGAAGAACGTTACACCGGCCGCATCATCATGCTCGGCCAGCGCATCCAGCACATGGAGCTGGAGCCTCACCGGTTTTCCTGAACACTCCGCCATGCCCCGGCTTCACGCCCTCACCCAAATGGGCGATTCCCGCCCGCCCCTTTGGCCCGAATAATCGACAACGCATCGACGACCGTCGGCTGTAAAACGCAGCCGTCAACAAAAACAACAGGAGTCAACCATGCGTATCCGATTTACCGCAGCAGTCATGCTGGGGCTGGCCATGCTGTCCGCCTCGTTTCTCAGCCACGCCGGTTACACCCAGACCCGCTACCCCATCGTTCTGGTCCATGGCGTTACCGGCTTCAACACCATCGGTGGGCTGGTCAACTACTTCCACACCATTCCCTGGAACCTGGAGCGCAGTGGCGCACGGGTTTATAGCGCCAGCGTGTCTTTCGTCAACAGCAGTGAGCAACGGGGCCAGCAACTGGCCAACTATGTCAACAGCCTGGGCCATGCCAAGGTCAACCTGATGGCCCACAGCCAGGGTGCCCCCACCTCCCGGGTGACCGCCGCACTGATTCCCCAGCGGATTGCCTCGATCACCTCCATCGACGGCGTCAACAAAGGCTCCAAAGTGGCAGACGTGGTTCGCGGCATTCTTCCGCCCGGCAGCTATGTGGAAGGCGGGGCGGACGCCATTGCCAACGCCCTCGGCGATCTGATCAACGCCCTGTCCGGCGCCAATAACCCACAAGACGGACTGGCCGCGCTGGAGACCCTGACAACGCCCGGAACCACCAGCCTGAACGATGCGCTGGGCTGGAAAGGGGTTAACCGCAACGCCTGCGCCGGCACCAGCGAGGACGTGTGGATCAACGGCAACCGCATCAAATTCTTTTCCTGGACCGGCCGTGGCGTCTGGACCAACGTCTTTGACATCACCGACCCCTTCCTGGGCATTACCGCCCTGGCCTTCGGCAGCGAGCCGAACGACGGGCTGGTCGGCGTCTGTTCGACCATGATGGGTAACGTGATCGGTACCCAATACGACATGAACCACGTGGATGCCATCAACCACCTGCTGGGCGCCCGCTCCCTGTGGACCAATCCGGTTACCCTCTACCGTACCCAGGCCAACCGCCTGAAAAACCGCGGGTTGTGAGGCGATCATGAAACAGCCCCTCATCGGTCACCGTCGATGGCTGTTTCCCGTTGCCCTGTCGGCCATTCTGGCCGGCAGCGGCCTCTGGTACGGCATCAACGATTACCCGCCTTTGCCAACCGCCGAAGCGCCGCTTTCCAGTGCGCAGCAAACCGGGCCCGCGCGGCCCTCGCCCGGGACCCTTCCCGCAGCCGCGCCAGTGGAGGCCGGGGTTCCGCCGGCACCCAACACCACCCCCAGGTCACTAGGCCCAGAGCCTTTTGCGCCGTCCCTGGCCGGCACCGATATCGACGGCGCCCTGCAAGCGGACGCCAACGGCCAACTGGTCATCAACCTGCGGGTCCGCGACTTCTTCGACTATTTCCTCAGTACCGTCGGTGAGGTTTCGCCGGAAACAGCCATCCGCCAGATTGAGCAGATGGCCCGGACGCATCTGCCAGAGCCCGCTTCCGGGCAGGCACTGGCACTGCTTGACCAGTACCTCGCTTACAAACAGGCATCGCTGGCCGTGATGCAAACCCGACTGGATCCCCGCCGGCAAGGCGACGCCGGCTACCAGTTGGCAGCGCTGGGCGATGCCATGGCACAACTGAAGAGGCTTCGCCAATCCACCTTCGATGCCGAGGTTCACCAGGCCTTCTTCGGGCTCGAGGAAGCCTACAGCGAATACACCCTGGCCACGCTGGCCATCCAGCAGCGGGACGACCTGAGCCAGCAGGGCAAGCAGGCATTGGTTGAATGGCATCGGAACCAGTTGCCGGAGGCCCTGAAAACGACCGAGGAGCGCCTTTACGCCACCACCCGCCAGCAACAGGCACGTATCGCCGCCATCACCAATGCCAGCTCGGCGGACGCTGCCGGCCAGCAACTGACCGATCTTGGCCTTGACCCCGAGGGCGTCGAGGGCGTGGTGAGCTACCTGGAACATCGGGAGCGGTTTGATCAGCGCTTCCAGAGTTTTCAGGAGGCACTGAATCGCAAAGGCGCAAACGGACTGGCAGCACAGGATCTGGAAGCCCGTCGCGAAGAACTCCTGCTCCAGCACTTCCCAAACGAGCAGGACCGAACCTGGGCACGCCTTAAAATGCTCGATAGCAGCTGACCGGAATGTGCTCAGGCTCGCGAAAGCGCGGGCCTGAGCCCGCTACAATCCGGGGACTGGCCCGCCATTGGATACGGTGATGAATACCGAGCAGCTCAGACACCAGCAGGCAACCGGTTTCCCGCGACTGCGCTTTGCACCCGATCTTGAACAGAGTTACCGGAAAACCCGTGCATCGCTGGTCCGACAGCGGGCACGGCCCGTTTCCATCGTGGGCCTGATCCTGTTCCTGATCTACGCCGCCATGGATGTGCTGACCTTGCCCGCCGAGCTGGCCCGGGTCACCGTGTCCATCCGGCTGGCCATCACCTGCCCGGTTATCGCCATCGTGGTCTGGCTGGCTTTTCGCCCTGCGCCTTCAGACAGGACCTTTGAGCGACTCTATACACTGGCTTATTTCCTGGGCGGCCTCAGCGTGATTGCAATTATCGGCGTAGCCCGGCACATGGCGTTTCCGCTGCCCTACGAGGGTATGATCCTGATGCTGATGTTCGGCTACTTTGCCATGGGGCTGCCGTTCATTAGCGCTTCCATGGTCTCACTGGCTCTGGTTTTCAGCTATTTCATGACTGAACTATGGAGTGGCATGCCAAGCCCCGTCATCATGAGCAACCTGTTTTTCCTGATGACGGCCAACATCATCGGCATGGTGGGTGCCTGGACCAGCGAGTACCGCCACAGGGCCCATTTTCTCGACCGACAGTTACTGGACCTGATGCACCAGGCGGCCCGGGACGAGAGCCGGCGTAAAACCGAACTCATCACTGCCGCCAGTCATGACCTGCGCCAACCCCTGAATGTGATCGACATAACACTGGAAAGCCTTTCGCCGGGTTCCGGGGAGCCTGGCAAAAATCCGGTAACGACCCAGTTAAAGGACACCATCCGGCATCTTCGCCGCCTGCTTGGCACCGTGTTCGACAGTGCCCGGCTGAATGAAGGCATGATCCGGCCGGACATCCAGCCAACACCGCTGGCACCGATTTTTCGCGGCGTGGGTGATCTGATGACCGACTCGATGGGCATCCGAAAGATAGACCTGTTGATCGACCATGATTCCGGCAACCTAAAAGTTCTGGCTGATCCCGGTCTCCTGCTCCGGGTGCTTCAGAATCTGGTGTTCAATGCCGCGGAACACAGCGGCGGCACCAGGGTTCGGCTTGGTGCCAGTCGCCAGGGCCAGCATGTGCTTCTGACCGTCTCGGATAATGGTGCCGGCCTGTCACCAGACCTTAAGGACGACCTGTTTTCGCCCTATGTACGGGGACCCGGCCGAAGCGATTGCCCGGGCCTCGGGCTCGGCCTGACCATCGTCCGGGAGTTCTCTGCGCTGATGCAGGGGACCTGCGGTGTGGCCACGGAGCGAAGCGGGGGCTCGGCGTTCTGGGTACGTCTGCCTGCCGCGGCTACAGCCAACCCCGGGCCCGGGCAAGGCTCACGCATTCAGTCCGGTTGTGAACACCAAGCTGGGTGAATATCGCCTTGAGGTGGGTCTTGACCGTGTGCTCGGTCAGGCTCAGGCTCTGACAGATTCGCTTGTTGGGGAAGCCCTGGGCCAGCAACAGCAGAACGTCCATCTGTCTGGGGGTTAATGGCAGGTCCGGTGGCAGTGGCACAAGGCCACCGGGGAAATAGCCATCCCCCCGGATCACCGCCCGGACCATACTCACCAGTGCGGACCGGCCCGCCGACTTCGCCAGGAATCCGCTTGCCCCGGCCGCCCGTGCGGCCCGCACGGTATTTTCGTCTTCACTGCTGGAAATAATCACCACCGGCGGAGCCTCCCGGTAAGATGCCAGCCTTGGCAAAAGCGCCAGGCCGGTTTCGCCCTGCAGGGCGATGTCCAGCAGAACCAGCTCAAAGTCATCCTGATGGGCCAGCAGGTCGGCGGCGGACTCCACGCTCCGGACAGTGGTGACCGAAGCGGCCAACGCCTCCTGCTGCATCAACCCCGCCAGGCCCTGGGCGAACAGGGCGTGGTCATCGACCAGGAGCACCTTCGCCAGGGGCAACGGACGTTCGGAACGAACCCGGTGCCGGCCCGGCTCTGAAGTGATGGCCTCCATGGTTATGCCTCCCCCACTCTGTTTATTTTTGTTGCCGCAGACACGCCACTATAGGACAGGCTGGCCCATGGCTCCGCGGCCTGCTTAACATTTTTTACACGCTGGCCAGAAAGCCAGACATCGCACCCTGCAACTGAAACACAGATGTCATATTTCCGGAGCATTCTTTTCGTTTCTCAACCATCTGCCTAGTAAAGGTTTTTCTTAAAATGCCCCGACTCACACGGAATATTGCCACGTTATCCGGACTTTTTATCGCGACCATTCTGGCGCTACCCGCACAGGCCTATGAGCTGGAGATCCACGGCTCCAACACCGTTGGCGCAACTCTCGCCCCCATGCTGGTTACCGGCTATCTGAAAGAAAGAAGCGAAGGCAGGGTTTCAGCGAAAGGCACTGGGCAGGAAAACGAACAGATACTCTCTACTCGTCTGAACAACCGGCCAATGGAGGTGCTGGTCGCCGCCCATGGTTCGAGTACCGGTTTCAAGGCACTGGCTGCCGGTCAGGCAGACATCTGGGCGTCATCCCGCCCGGTGAAACCGTCGGAGGCGGAGCAGTTTCGTACCCGTGCCGACCTGACGGCCCTGGAGAGCGAACACGTCATTGCCATTGATGGCCTGGCGGTTCTGGTTCACCCGTCCAACCCGGTCAGTCAGATGAGCATTGACACCCTGGGGCGGATTTTCTCCGGGCAGATCCGGAACTGGTCTGAGCTGGGAGGCCCCGACCTGCCAATCCACCTGTACGCAAGGGACGACCGTTCCGGCACCTGGGACACCTTCAAATCCCTGGTTCTGGGGAAAACCTACACACTTGACGGGGAGGCCAGGCGTTACGAATCGAACGATCAGCTGTCCGATGACGTCAGCAGGGACCCATCAGGCATCGGTTTTTCCGGTCTGGCTTCCGTACACAACAGCAAACTGCTGGCGATTTCCGAAGGAAATGCTCCGGCACTGCGCCCAAACCAGTTGACCGTCGCGAGCGAGGACTACCCGCTGTCCCGGCGCCTGTTCATGTACACAGCCGGTAGCGAGATACCATCGCTGGCAGCCGGTCTGATTGAGTTCGCGCTGGGCCAGGACGGTCAGGCCCTGGTGGCGGAATCCGGGTTCATTTCCCAGAACCCCATCGCTGTCCGGCCGGAATTTGACGACTCCACGCCCGACAGTTTTCGCCGTCTGACCGGAAACTATCAGCGCCTGACGGTCAACTTCCGGTTCTCCGAGGGCCGGACCAAACTCGACAACAAGGCCCGCAGGGACCTGCAGCGGGTGCAACAATACCTTGCACGGAATGATCGATCCTCCGGCGACCTGTTACTGATCGGATTCGCCGACACCCAGAGCCATGAGTTGCGGGCGCAGATGATCTCGGAACTGCGCGCCCTGTCGGTACGCAAGGCGCTGCAAGAGGCGGATGTGCCGGACGTTGCCTATACCGGCTACGGCCAATACATGCCTGTCGGCGGCAGCGGCAGCCCCCGTAACGGTCGGGTGGAAGTCTGGATCAAGTCGCGTCAGCCCTGATCAGCCCGCCGGGGAACGCGGGTGAGAGCGACCAACGTTCGACCGGCAACTACGGCAATCACCTATCCGCTCCCCCATCACAGATATGTTTGGGTTTTCTATACTGACGGGGTCAATCTCAATCAACAGCCACTTCCAAGCAACAGACAGGGACAATGGACATCCAAAACGACCACCGTTTCGCGATCAACCTGAATGTGCGGGGCATCCAGCCCTCGGCCACCCTTCGCATCAACGAGCTGAGCAACCAGCTCAAGTCCCAAGGCAAGGACATCATCAAACTCGGGCTGGGGCAATCGCCCTTCCCGGTTCCCGATCGTGTGGTGGAGGCGCTCAGGGAGCACGCCCACGAAAAAGACTACCTGCCAGTCAAGGGCCTGAAAGGCCTCCGCGAAGCCATCGCCGGATACATTAACCGAAGTGAGCGCATGCGCTGTACATGGGAAGACGTTCTCATCGGCCCGGGATCGAAAGAACTTCTGTTCATGCTGCAACTGGCCTATTACGGCGATTTGCTGATTCCGCGCCCGAGCTGGGTGTCCTATGCCCCGCAGGCACGGATTATCGGTCGCTCGGTACACTGGCTGCCGACTCACGCCGAGAACAACTGGCAGCTGACCGCCGAGGAACTGGACATCGTCTGCCGCGACGACCCGTCCCGGCCCCGGATCCTGATCCTGAACTACCCGTCCAACCCGACCGGCTGCACCTACACCGACGATCAGCTGCTGGCCATTGCCAACGTGGCCCGCAAATACCGGCTGATCCTGCTGTCG is a window encoding:
- a CDS encoding esterase/lipase family protein, with protein sequence MRIRFTAAVMLGLAMLSASFLSHAGYTQTRYPIVLVHGVTGFNTIGGLVNYFHTIPWNLERSGARVYSASVSFVNSSEQRGQQLANYVNSLGHAKVNLMAHSQGAPTSRVTAALIPQRIASITSIDGVNKGSKVADVVRGILPPGSYVEGGADAIANALGDLINALSGANNPQDGLAALETLTTPGTTSLNDALGWKGVNRNACAGTSEDVWINGNRIKFFSWTGRGVWTNVFDITDPFLGITALAFGSEPNDGLVGVCSTMMGNVIGTQYDMNHVDAINHLLGARSLWTNPVTLYRTQANRLKNRGL
- a CDS encoding lipase secretion chaperone, with protein sequence MKQPLIGHRRWLFPVALSAILAGSGLWYGINDYPPLPTAEAPLSSAQQTGPARPSPGTLPAAAPVEAGVPPAPNTTPRSLGPEPFAPSLAGTDIDGALQADANGQLVINLRVRDFFDYFLSTVGEVSPETAIRQIEQMARTHLPEPASGQALALLDQYLAYKQASLAVMQTRLDPRRQGDAGYQLAALGDAMAQLKRLRQSTFDAEVHQAFFGLEEAYSEYTLATLAIQQRDDLSQQGKQALVEWHRNQLPEALKTTEERLYATTRQQQARIAAITNASSADAAGQQLTDLGLDPEGVEGVVSYLEHRERFDQRFQSFQEALNRKGANGLAAQDLEARREELLLQHFPNEQDRTWARLKMLDSS
- a CDS encoding sensor histidine kinase; the encoded protein is MNTEQLRHQQATGFPRLRFAPDLEQSYRKTRASLVRQRARPVSIVGLILFLIYAAMDVLTLPAELARVTVSIRLAITCPVIAIVVWLAFRPAPSDRTFERLYTLAYFLGGLSVIAIIGVARHMAFPLPYEGMILMLMFGYFAMGLPFISASMVSLALVFSYFMTELWSGMPSPVIMSNLFFLMTANIIGMVGAWTSEYRHRAHFLDRQLLDLMHQAARDESRRKTELITAASHDLRQPLNVIDITLESLSPGSGEPGKNPVTTQLKDTIRHLRRLLGTVFDSARLNEGMIRPDIQPTPLAPIFRGVGDLMTDSMGIRKIDLLIDHDSGNLKVLADPGLLLRVLQNLVFNAAEHSGGTRVRLGASRQGQHVLLTVSDNGAGLSPDLKDDLFSPYVRGPGRSDCPGLGLGLTIVREFSALMQGTCGVATERSGGSAFWVRLPAAATANPGPGQGSRIQSGCEHQAG
- a CDS encoding response regulator transcription factor: MEAITSEPGRHRVRSERPLPLAKVLLVDDHALFAQGLAGLMQQEALAASVTTVRSVESAADLLAHQDDFELVLLDIALQGETGLALLPRLASYREAPPVVIISSSEDENTVRAARAAGASGFLAKSAGRSALVSMVRAVIRGDGYFPGGLVPLPPDLPLTPRQMDVLLLLAQGFPNKRICQSLSLTEHTVKTHLKAIFTQLGVHNRTECVSLARARGWL
- a CDS encoding substrate-binding domain-containing protein, which translates into the protein MPRLTRNIATLSGLFIATILALPAQAYELEIHGSNTVGATLAPMLVTGYLKERSEGRVSAKGTGQENEQILSTRLNNRPMEVLVAAHGSSTGFKALAAGQADIWASSRPVKPSEAEQFRTRADLTALESEHVIAIDGLAVLVHPSNPVSQMSIDTLGRIFSGQIRNWSELGGPDLPIHLYARDDRSGTWDTFKSLVLGKTYTLDGEARRYESNDQLSDDVSRDPSGIGFSGLASVHNSKLLAISEGNAPALRPNQLTVASEDYPLSRRLFMYTAGSEIPSLAAGLIEFALGQDGQALVAESGFISQNPIAVRPEFDDSTPDSFRRLTGNYQRLTVNFRFSEGRTKLDNKARRDLQRVQQYLARNDRSSGDLLLIGFADTQSHELRAQMISELRALSVRKALQEADVPDVAYTGYGQYMPVGGSGSPRNGRVEVWIKSRQP